CGCCGTCGTGCTGCTGGTCGACCACCAGGCTGGCCTGCTGTCGCTGGTGCGCGACTACAGCCCGGACGAGTTCAAGAACAACGTGCTGGCGCTGGCCGACATCGCCAAGTTCTTCAAACTGCCGACCATCCTCACCACCAGCTTCGAGCAGGGCCCCAACGGCCCCATAGTGCCTGAGCTCAAGGCCATGTTCCCGGATGCGCCCTACATCGCCCGCCCTGGCCAGATCAACGCCTGGGACAATGCCGACTTCGTCAACGCGATCAAGGCCACCGGGCGCAAGCAGCTGATCATCGCCGGCGTGGTGACCGACGTGTGCGTGGC
This DNA window, taken from Pseudomonas alcaligenes, encodes the following:
- the ycaC gene encoding isochorismate family cysteine hydrolase YcaC, with the translated sequence MSFTYKRLNKDDAVVLLVDHQAGLLSLVRDYSPDEFKNNVLALADIAKFFKLPTILTTSFEQGPNGPIVPELKAMFPDAPYIARPGQINAWDNADFVNAIKATGRKQLIIAGVVTDVCVAFPTLSALAEGYEVFVVTDASGTFNTSVRDAALTRMAHAGAQLLNWFSVGCELHRDWRNDIEGFGGILGGHLPAYANLIQSYNQK